In Pseudoduganella albidiflava, a single window of DNA contains:
- a CDS encoding methyl-accepting chemotaxis protein, producing the protein MKNTTFNIRNWSVGSRITAMTFGLLAFTLATLILLISVSNSRMLEARSIASVQQELAGVKNMVELFNTAVTSEVNAFARVLATEFDGEFSLDPATTIDVGGRATPALKIGDTVLNNDFTIPDRFTASTGGGATIFVASGDDFVRVSTTTKKEDGSRAVGTILDHKHPGYAVLRSGQSYVGQATLFGKQFITRYDPVRDAGGKVVGVLYVGVDVSKEMTTLKERIKSIKVGTTGYFYVLDSTPGPNLGKLIVHPKREGDVILDSKDSDGRAFIREIMEKKEGVITYPWLNPDETSPRDKIVAYAPFKEWNWVIAGGAYREEITAEATRLRNWYIGAGLVALTGFSLIMFFGVRGYITRPLREVEQAAAQIAAGDLTVQLTVDGKDEIAGLTRAMNSISANLSAVVGQVRSGADQIALASGEISSGNQDLSSRTEQQAGNLEETASSMEELTATVKQNAENARQANQLAQSASDVAARGGAVVSQVVTTMGSIDASARKIVDIIGVIDGIAFQTNILALNAAVEAARAGEQGRGFAVVAGEVRTLAQRSAAAAHEIKGLIGNSVGQVEAGSKLVEQAGATMQEVVDSVRRVTDIMAEIRIASDEQSAGIEQVNTAITHMDQVTQQNAALVEEAAAAAAAMQEEAAGLAQVVRQFKLDESQARGQAKKTRAGSAGEGIQIGRDLKERGYLLTSK; encoded by the coding sequence ATGAAAAACACCACTTTCAATATTCGCAACTGGAGCGTCGGCTCGCGAATCACGGCGATGACGTTCGGCCTGCTGGCATTCACGCTGGCGACCCTGATCCTCCTCATCAGCGTCAGCAACAGCCGGATGCTCGAGGCGCGCTCCATCGCCAGCGTGCAGCAGGAACTGGCCGGGGTGAAGAATATGGTGGAACTGTTCAATACCGCGGTCACCAGTGAAGTCAACGCGTTCGCCAGGGTGCTGGCCACGGAGTTCGATGGCGAGTTCTCGCTCGATCCGGCCACCACGATCGACGTCGGCGGCCGCGCCACGCCGGCGCTGAAGATCGGCGACACCGTACTGAACAACGACTTCACGATTCCGGACCGCTTCACCGCCTCCACCGGTGGCGGCGCGACGATCTTCGTGGCGAGCGGCGACGATTTCGTGCGGGTCTCGACCACCACGAAAAAGGAAGACGGCAGCCGCGCGGTCGGCACGATCCTCGACCACAAGCATCCCGGCTACGCTGTGCTGCGCAGCGGCCAGAGCTACGTCGGCCAGGCTACGCTGTTCGGCAAGCAGTTCATCACCCGCTACGATCCGGTGCGCGACGCCGGCGGCAAGGTGGTGGGCGTGCTGTACGTGGGCGTCGACGTCTCGAAGGAGATGACCACGCTGAAGGAGCGCATCAAATCGATCAAGGTGGGCACCACGGGTTATTTCTACGTGCTCGATTCCACGCCGGGCCCCAACCTCGGCAAGCTGATCGTCCATCCGAAACGGGAAGGCGACGTGATCCTCGATTCGAAGGATTCCGATGGCCGCGCGTTCATCCGCGAAATCATGGAAAAGAAGGAGGGCGTGATCACCTATCCGTGGCTGAACCCGGACGAAACGTCGCCGCGTGACAAGATCGTCGCGTATGCGCCGTTCAAGGAGTGGAACTGGGTCATCGCCGGCGGCGCCTATCGCGAGGAAATCACCGCCGAGGCGACGCGCCTGCGCAACTGGTATATCGGCGCCGGCCTGGTGGCACTGACCGGCTTCTCCCTGATCATGTTTTTTGGCGTGCGCGGCTACATCACGCGCCCGCTGCGCGAAGTCGAACAAGCCGCCGCGCAGATCGCGGCCGGCGACCTGACCGTGCAGCTGACCGTCGATGGCAAGGATGAAATCGCCGGCCTGACGCGGGCGATGAACAGCATCAGCGCCAACCTGTCGGCGGTGGTGGGCCAGGTGCGCAGCGGCGCCGACCAGATCGCGCTGGCATCCGGCGAGATTTCCAGCGGCAACCAGGACCTGTCGTCGCGCACCGAGCAGCAGGCCGGCAACCTGGAGGAAACCGCCAGCTCGATGGAAGAACTGACGGCGACCGTGAAGCAGAACGCGGAAAACGCGCGCCAGGCCAACCAGCTGGCGCAAAGCGCGTCGGACGTGGCCGCGCGCGGCGGTGCGGTGGTGTCGCAGGTGGTCACCACCATGGGCTCGATCGACGCTTCGGCGCGCAAGATCGTCGACATCATCGGCGTGATCGATGGCATCGCCTTCCAGACCAATATCCTGGCGCTGAACGCCGCGGTGGAAGCGGCGCGGGCCGGCGAACAGGGCCGCGGCTTCGCCGTCGTGGCGGGCGAAGTGCGTACGCTGGCCCAGCGCAGCGCGGCGGCGGCGCATGAAATCAAGGGCCTGATCGGCAATTCGGTGGGCCAGGTGGAAGCCGGCAGCAAGCTGGTCGAACAGGCCGGCGCCACCATGCAGGAAGTGGTCGACAGCGTACGCCGCGTCACCGACATCATGGCCGAGATCCGCATCGCCAGCGATGAACAGTCGGCCGGCATCGAGCAGGTCAATACCGCGATCACGCACATGGACCAGGTGACGCAGCAGAATGCGGCGCTGGTCGAGGAAGCCGCCGCGGCCGCAGCGGCGATGCAGGAAGAAGCCGCCGGCCTGGCGCAAGTGGTGCGCCAGTTCAAGCTCGATGAATCGCAGGCCCGCGGGCAGGCAAAAAAAACCCGCGCCGGTAGCGCGGGTGAAGGAATTCAAATCGGGAGAGATTTGAAAGAGCGCGGCTATCTTCTCACGTCGAAATGA
- a CDS encoding CheR family methyltransferase: MSTPDARFEKRRHVPDPEVETLELSLLLEAVAQRYGFDFRSHDRSAVKRKLHGLMARRGLRTISQLQDRVLHDAAASSALLRALGVAPASMFDDPDEAAQLLAVAEQCLPGAPLPKVWLADCAGAEQAWTAAVLLADRQLLWRTEIYATVPSDDLLEEALGASIPLDRMGDYQRCYERAGGSGRLSEYFHLEAGRMVPVPQLKSRITWAQYNLVTDASFNEFQLIVCRRALPDFGPLLRRRVLHLFHDSLAVLGVLGIDRELDDGDRAAGNYCQLIAGQSWYKRLA; encoded by the coding sequence ATGAGTACGCCAGATGCGCGGTTCGAGAAACGCCGCCACGTGCCGGACCCGGAAGTGGAAACACTCGAACTGTCGCTGCTGCTGGAAGCGGTGGCGCAGCGCTACGGCTTCGACTTTCGCAGCCACGACCGGAGCGCGGTCAAGCGCAAGCTGCATGGCCTGATGGCGCGCCGCGGCCTGCGCACGATCTCGCAGTTGCAGGACCGCGTGCTGCACGATGCGGCGGCGTCGAGCGCGCTGCTGCGCGCGCTCGGCGTGGCGCCCGCATCGATGTTCGACGATCCGGACGAGGCGGCCCAGCTGCTTGCCGTGGCCGAACAATGCCTGCCCGGCGCGCCGCTGCCCAAGGTGTGGCTGGCCGATTGCGCCGGCGCCGAGCAGGCCTGGACGGCGGCCGTGCTGCTGGCCGATCGCCAGCTGTTGTGGCGTACCGAGATCTACGCGACGGTGCCCAGCGACGACTTGCTGGAAGAGGCGCTGGGCGCATCGATCCCGCTGGACAGGATGGGCGACTACCAGCGCTGCTACGAACGGGCCGGCGGCAGCGGCCGGCTGTCGGAGTATTTTCACCTCGAGGCGGGGCGGATGGTCCCGGTACCGCAGCTGAAAAGCCGCATCACGTGGGCGCAATACAACCTCGTCACCGATGCCTCGTTCAACGAATTCCAGCTCATCGTGTGCCGCCGTGCCCTGCCCGACTTCGGTCCGCTGCTACGGCGGCGCGTACTGCACCTGTTCCACGACAGCCTGGCCGTGCTGGGCGTGCTGGGTATCGACCGCGAACTCGATGACGGGGACCGGGCGGCCGGCAATTATTGCCAGTTGATTGCCGGGCAATCCTGGTACAAGCGGCTTGCCTGA